A window of Raineyella sp. W15-4 contains these coding sequences:
- a CDS encoding DUF6104 family protein — MYFTDRGIEELEARRGEEQVSFAWLAEQLRFFVDLNPEFETPVERLATWLARLDDDEPAGPAD, encoded by the coding sequence GTGTACTTCACCGATCGGGGCATCGAGGAGCTCGAGGCGCGCCGCGGGGAGGAGCAGGTCTCCTTCGCGTGGCTCGCCGAGCAGCTCCGGTTCTTCGTCGATCTCAACCCGGAGTTCGAGACCCCGGTCGAGCGGCTGGCCACCTGGCTGGCACGCCTGGACGACGACGAGCCGGCCGGCCCGGCGGACTGA
- a CDS encoding WhiB family transcriptional regulator codes for MDWRHEAACLDEDPELFFPIGNTGPALLQIEEAKKVCQRCTVREECLAWALEAGQDHGVWGGMSEDERRAFKRRKARSRVRTA; via the coding sequence ATGGATTGGCGCCACGAGGCTGCCTGTTTGGACGAAGATCCCGAGCTGTTCTTCCCCATCGGCAATACCGGGCCCGCACTCCTCCAGATCGAGGAAGCGAAGAAGGTCTGCCAGCGGTGCACCGTGCGGGAGGAATGCCTCGCCTGGGCCCTCGAGGCCGGTCAGGACCATGGCGTCTGGGGCGGGATGAGCGAGGACGAGCGCCGCGCCTTCAAGCGCCGCAAGGCCCGCTCCCGGGTCCGTACCGCCTGA
- a CDS encoding sensor histidine kinase has protein sequence MPQMSTLLATHTDLDPRAAEWLRSLVNEWHLLADLSFSDLILWVPDRDPNQMWAVAQIRPTTGPTALLDDVVGDAVRYDPDSLALQAYWSGESCETSDNKLASGIPVDMHAIPLVQDGAVVAVVEQHTNQMGVRANGALEDAYIAIAEVLREMLLRGEFPLPGTRSHPTRSPRVGDGLMWIGPEGEYRYATPNAVSAYRRAGHLGDIVTATPVSFRDELGGEEEMRRLLTGREAVEREVTVENVALRFRFTPLHDAVGGSAGACVLLRDITQIHRLDQQLITKDATIREIHHRVKNNLQTVSALLRMQARRVNSQEAKQALAEAMSRVSSIAAVHEVLAHSFDEDVAFDDVADRILAMVGDVATPGSPARVRREGSFGKVSPVIATNLSLVVTELCQNAVEHGLGGQSGEVQVVPSRVDGELLVRVLDAGHGLPDGFDPTQTTSLGLGIVETLVADMHGTFSLNNRPEGGVEAMVRVPVPEL, from the coding sequence ATGCCGCAGATGTCCACCCTCCTGGCGACGCACACCGATCTGGATCCTCGGGCCGCCGAGTGGTTGCGATCGCTGGTGAACGAGTGGCACCTGCTCGCCGACCTCTCCTTCTCCGACCTCATCCTCTGGGTGCCCGACCGGGACCCCAACCAGATGTGGGCGGTCGCCCAGATCCGGCCGACCACCGGTCCCACCGCGCTGCTCGACGACGTCGTCGGTGACGCGGTGCGCTACGACCCGGACTCGCTGGCCCTGCAGGCGTACTGGTCGGGGGAGAGCTGCGAGACCAGCGACAACAAGCTGGCCAGCGGCATCCCGGTCGACATGCACGCCATCCCGCTGGTGCAGGACGGTGCCGTGGTCGCCGTGGTGGAGCAGCACACCAACCAGATGGGCGTACGGGCGAACGGTGCCCTGGAGGACGCCTACATCGCCATCGCGGAGGTGCTCCGGGAAATGCTGCTGCGCGGCGAGTTCCCGCTGCCCGGGACCCGCTCGCACCCGACCCGGTCGCCGCGGGTCGGTGACGGGCTGATGTGGATCGGCCCGGAGGGCGAATACCGCTACGCCACGCCCAACGCCGTCTCGGCGTACCGTCGCGCCGGCCACCTGGGAGACATCGTCACCGCGACTCCGGTCAGCTTCCGCGACGAACTGGGGGGCGAGGAGGAGATGCGTCGGCTGCTCACCGGTCGGGAGGCGGTGGAGCGTGAGGTGACGGTGGAGAACGTCGCCCTGCGGTTCCGGTTCACTCCGCTCCACGACGCCGTCGGGGGTTCCGCCGGGGCCTGTGTGCTGCTGCGGGACATCACCCAGATCCACCGGCTGGACCAGCAGTTGATCACCAAGGACGCCACGATCCGGGAGATCCACCACCGGGTCAAGAACAACCTGCAGACGGTGTCGGCGCTGCTGCGGATGCAGGCCCGGCGGGTCAACTCCCAGGAGGCCAAGCAGGCCCTCGCCGAGGCGATGTCGCGGGTCTCCTCGATCGCCGCGGTGCACGAGGTGCTGGCCCACTCGTTCGACGAGGACGTTGCCTTCGACGACGTCGCGGACCGGATCCTGGCGATGGTCGGCGACGTGGCGACCCCGGGGTCACCCGCGCGGGTCCGCCGGGAGGGGAGCTTCGGGAAGGTCTCCCCGGTGATCGCCACCAACCTGTCCCTGGTGGTGACGGAACTGTGCCAGAACGCCGTGGAACACGGGCTCGGCGGACAGAGCGGGGAGGTGCAGGTGGTGCCCTCGCGGGTCGACGGGGAACTCCTCGTCCGGGTCCTCGACGCAGGACACGGCCTACCGGACGGCTTCGACCCCACCCAGACCACCAGCCTGGGGCTGGGGATCGTCGAGACGCTGGTTGCGGACATGCACGGGACGTTCAGCCTGAACAACCGCCCCGAGGGCGGGGTCGAGGCGATGGTCCGCGTGCCCGTCCCGGAGCTCTGA
- a CDS encoding 50S ribosomal protein bL37, which produces MGKTGRKRRARRKKGANHGKRPNA; this is translated from the coding sequence ATGGGTAAGACCGGCCGCAAGCGCCGCGCGCGTCGCAAGAAGGGCGCGAACCACGGCAAGCGCCCCAACGCCTGA